ATTTTTCCAGAAGTTCTTGAGCCGCGAAAGCTGACACAAGGCACAGTACTTCCAGATCTTTCCCGATCCTTCGGCAATTGGCGTATTAGCGGAGGACTCGTGATCGGTGCAGGCCTGTGCCAACTGCGGCCACCTGCCGATCACCGAGTAGGCTGGCGTTGCCGGGCCCACTCTCCTGCGTCCAGTTTCGAATGCTTCGGCACCATTCCTCACCTTCAGTCACTAGGAGCCTGAGCTGCCCGGAATCCACGAACCCAGCGTGATCGATCTCGTGACGCACGATCCGGTGCACGACGAATACAAGCTGATCATGGTCGAAGATCGACGGTGGGAGGGTGCACCCGACCAACTGGCACAGCTGAGGGAGAAGATCAACAACTACGCCATATTCGTCCTCGATCAGGGTCTCCTCCGCTCATACCCAGAGACGGCGGGACATTCTCTATGCATCCAACTGGATTGCGTGAGTACGCCTACGGCAGAGGTTCACGAACTCATTGACCTGGCCTCTGAAAGACTCCTCGTTCACGGCATCCGGTTCGCGGTAAATCTGCTCGATTGAAGATCGCCTAAGGAACCGATTGTCTGTGGCTTAGACTTTGCTGTCATGTTCAGCGTGTCGAGCAAAGTCCTCGCGTGCTTGCGATGGGATCCCACCATGTATCGGCTTGAATCCAGCGGCGAGCACAATTGCACGACTTTGCATGCGCTTGTTGCACTTCGCGCCTCGGAAGGATCGGGCAGTATGTCGTTTACCTGTCAGGCTCGTGGCGTGACGACATCACAACCCTTGGGCTAGAAACCGAGGTCTCGACCGGATTCTGACACCTGAGACAAGGATCTCGGATCACTTGCAGTTTTTGGATGACCGAAATACCCGAACCATGGGCTGAGTTGGTTGGCTTCATCCCCAAGACCTTGAGCGGGAAGCACCCGGATCAAATCAAGCTGACCTGTTGCTGACGGCCACGGCAGCCGTCGGCCGCTCCGGCTAAAGAACCGTCCGGCCGATAACCGGCGTTCTCTCGTCGGGTCGGTCGAAAGGTCTTGTCATGATGCTCGTGGCCTTCTCCGCCATGTAAATAATGAAGGAGGTGCCGCCATCGTGTTGGATGTTTCATCGTTCTGCCGGGAGGAGTGTGGCCGGATTTTGGGTTGTTCGTCCGATCGGTGTGAGTCCTGCCCCGGGGGCCGCCGCCTCATACCGGCAGGACACTCCCAGCGGGCTAAAAGGCTGAGTCTGAGCAGACGAACTGTAGTTTGTGGCGGCTCCTATTTGCTCGTGCCGGCCGGAGTGTGCAGATCAGCGTTGGGTCCCTTTCTCCGGTGGCGATCGAGCAAAAAAGAAGTGTGGACAATGTCCACACTTTCCACCTCCGACTGGCCCGTAAAGCCACCGGACTGGCCCGGATTCCGCATGTTTCCGCCACTTCCCAGTGTTTGCAAGGCTCGGAATCCCGTTCGAGTCCCACCTCGGGCACGGCATACCCCCTCGTCAGAGGGGGTTTTTGCTTTAAGGTGTGTACAAATCAGGTGGTCAGGTTCCTCTGACACTGGCCGCGGTGTGTGCCTGGCGCCACGGGTCGCCTGTTTGGTTGTAGGGGAGCGGGTTCAGGGTCGCGGCGGTGGGCCCTCCGCTTGCTCTGCACTGGAGTTATGCGTTCCTCTCTTGGTTCGTTCGGTAGGTCGTGGTTGGCCTACACCTCTTCATGGATAGGAGGACTGAGCACAACATGACCTCGAGACCCTGGGTCAAAGTTCTTGGTTTTGGCTCGTTGCTGGGGCGGGGGAGGCGTGGCTGGGAAAGCTTTGTCAGGCCAAAGGGGGTGTGGACATTGTCCACACTTAAATCTTCTTTATTTAGATCGTTTGCAGTCATCGCCGTCCCTCGTTCCGCCAACAATTACATTGCATTTGAGTGGCCACAGCGACATGACGGCCATCTGCAAGCGGAAGAAGTGCAGGGGTGCTCCCGACAGGCAGGCTCAGTCGCTGAGTTCGGCAGAGCGGTCTCGGGTTGGTCCCGAGTGCATCGTCGATGCGACGATATAGCATGAATAGGGAAGCGGTCCGCGAGCATACTAATAGGCCCTAGTGGGGCCTCCGGAGCCTTGCAGTTCAGGCGATTCTCGGTTGAGCATATCGAAGCATCAGCGTGCCGATAAGGGCCCACATGTCGCGCGGACGCCGGTCGTGTCAGGTTTGGATATAAGAGATTCTCAGACGGCTGTCCATGATGAACGTTTTCGACGGCAATCTGACGAGGTTTCGGCTGACGATCTGACATTAGGTGGGGTGTGCTCCATCCGGGATCCCTGGCGACTAGCCACTTTGGGGCTGTAGCTCTCTTCACCGACTCTGTGAGGGCTTCTACGCGCGCATAGCCTTCCGAATCGTCTGAAGCCTGGACAGCGGCGCCTGTTGCTTCACTGAGCCGCATCGAAAAGTGATTTTTGCTCATCTACCAGCTCAGGTATGGGTCTGGAACGGCTGAATGGGGTTATTCATTCACCGCTACCGCCTGCTCACTTGCGTGGGGCGAGGACTGGGCGAGCGCTTTTCGTCTGTTGGTCAAGATTTGGATCAACGCGACCAGCCAGAACGGGTACTGCAGGAGCCAGGCACACCGGAACGCGTCGAAGCTGTAGCCCCCCATCAGGTCGAGAATCAGCCCAATCAGCACGAGTAGAGCAAGAGTCGCCAGGAATCCACCGGAATTGGCCACAGCTTGGGCAACAGGCGAGCTGTCCGGGGGATTGGATGTTCGTCCGATGTCGAGTGCAACAACAGACGCTGGCCCGCCTCCAGCCAGTACACACACCAAGAAGACAAGAAGCCACAGCGGAGCCGGTTGGGGCAGCACCAAGATGACGCTCCACACCAAAGCTGGTGCCAAACTCATTCCTAACAGCAACCAGGGTCTCGCCCGGGGTGCTCTGGCAGAGAGGAGGCCCATGAGCGGGGCGATGATGATGGCAACGACCACCAGCAGCACCATCAAACCGCTCGCGGTTGCAGGTGACAGGCCCTGAGCAGAGATTAAGTAGGGAACGCCCCACAACAAGGTGAAGACCATCATCCAGAACTGCGTCGCCATATGGCCAAAGAAGCCCAGACGGCTTCCTGGCCGGTGCCAGACGCGATGCAGGTCTTTGAGGACGTCTTTGAATGCCCGCGTTTGGCATACCGGTTCAGACCCCACGGGCCCGTTGCGCAGGACCATCACCGAAAGGATGGCCACCAGCAGGCTTGTGGAAGCAGCCGCTACGAACGCCGTGGGCCAATCCGCAACATGCAGCAACAGCAAAAATGGTACTGCCGACAGCATCTGGCCGAGCTGCCCGGTCATCCCCGTCAGCTGGGTGATGATAGGAACGGCGCGTGGCGGAAACCAGCGAGGAATCAGGGACATCACTGCCACGAACGTAAGTCCGTCGCCCAGACCGATGATCACTCGGGCGGCAATTGCTAATCCGATGTGTGTGCTGATAGCCACGGTCAGCTGGCCTGCAGCGATCAGGATGCAACTGAAGAAAACCATACTGCGCGAACCCCACCGTTCAACCAGTATGCCGGCAGGAATCTGTACTGCAACATAGACCGCGACCTGGACAAAAACGAGCCACGACAGCGATGAAGGCGAAACCGAAAAGTGCTTCGTCGCTTCAAGCCCCGCCATGCCAAGAGTAGTACGCTGCATGACACTGACGATGAACGCCGTCACCCCGACAATCCATATACTGTACGACCTGGCAGAGGGTAACTTTATGGGGATCATCGGAGGGATATCGTCAAGTGAGCCGTCACTGACTGGGTGATTGCGGTCTATGAAATTCATGCCGGATTTTCTCCTGGTATCCGTCGCAGCTGCCTAAAGTCACGGCTTGTCAGGCCAAACTCAAATGCACGGTGCGCACGGGGAAGATCCACCGTGCGCACCAAGGGCATAGTTACCCAGCCATCACTTTGACAGGTCGCGGCCCCGCGGCTCCTTGATCATGCGAGCTGTTACCAAGGCAATTAATGCCAAGACGATGACGTAACCGGTAAACCACCAGGTGTTGAGATTAACTTCCGCCCAAGATCGAAGGAAGGGCGCGGTGCCCCCGAAAACTACGGCTCCAATGGATGACGGGATGCTCATGACCTGAGCTCGTACCTTGTTGGGGACAAGTTCATTATTCATTGCGAGTTCAGTGGAGCTGGCGCAGCCAAACAGCACCAAGCCGACCGTCATCGGGACGACGAGGCTCCAAAATGATGGTCCAAGAAGCAGCTGCAACGGTATCGCAAGGAGTGCGGTTCCACCGAAGGCCAGGGTGTAGTTGAACCGACGTCCTTTGGCGTCTGACAGCTTTGTCCAGAGTGGGACCGAGATGACGTACAGAACTTGAGCAATGAGGCCGGCCCAGAATGCGGTGTTCGCGTTAGCCCCTACACTCGTGATCGCGTATGCGGGGTAACCAACGGCAAAGGTGTAGTAGCCCAGAGCCATACCTGGCCAGAGCAGGAACAGGATTCCGATGGTACGGCGGTGAGTCCACACGTTCCGCCAGTAGCCTTTGTCCTCTTGGGCTGCCTGAACTTTCGAGTTTTCGAACGTGACCGGCTCCGGAAGTTTGCGGCGCATCAGAACGATGAACAGGCCGTACAGTGCGCCAAGGAAGAACGGAATTCGCCAAGCCCAACTGTGCATCTGCCCATCGGTAAACAGCGAGGTCAGTATGACGCCAAGCAAGCTGGCCTGGACCAACCCAAGTGTGAGCATCACCTGGTATGCGCTTGTCTGGAACGCACGGTGCTTGGGATCAGCTACTTCTGCCACATAGGTATATGCGGAGATGCTCTCCACGCCATGCCCGCCGCCCTGGGCAAGACGTGCAACCAGAAGGATTACAACAGCCGCGATACCAATCGAGTTATAAGTTGGCGTCACCGCAATTGCAAGGCTGCCTGCTGCGCTCAGGGCCAGTCCCACCATCATCAGCGGTTTTCGGCCGATGCGGTCAGCGAGTCGCCCGGCGATCATCGCACCGAGCGGTCGCATCACAAACCCGAGGGCGAACACCAGAAGCGTATTCAGAACATTCGCCGTGCTATCACCGCTGACAAAGAACTGGCTTGCGAAGAACGGGGCAAAAATGGCGAAGACAGCGTAATCGTAGTACTCGAACCCCACGCCAAAGCAGGCGCGGAGGATCATATTCCGTCGCTGTGAACGGGTCAGCCCGTGACCTTGTGCGGGATGGTCCGATGTCTCGGCTGGGACGCCGGGGGCTGTCTTATCGGGTGCTGTCATCTTGTTAAACCCTCCTCATTGAGAAACCTGATTGTGCTGCCCAGATCATGGCCCATCCTTGAATGGCTCAGATCTGATCAAGCGAGATATTGCGCTGTCGCGGTCAAATGTTGGTCGATCCGCTGCCGCACCTGGTGCTGAATCTCCCGGTTCCCGCTAGTTCAAGCAGGCTTTTGGGATCGGTTTGGGTGCGTGAGTTTCACCCTGTATGTAAATGTATACAGTCATGCTGGGGGAAGTGTCAAGAATCACAAGCCAGGTCTCTGTTCTCTCCTAAGGTGCGGGTATTTTCGCGATACCTAGCCTTCTTGGAGGGATCCTTGACATGCGAAACGCAGGGCTTCAGACTGTATACATCTGGATGCAGAGCGGGTTCGGAGCTTGCGGCTTCGCTGTTGCGGCTTCCCTGTTGTGGCTCTGGAACGCAGGAAAACTTAGGTGACAAATGCCGATAGGAAACCATCCGTTGACTTCTGACGGGCATGTCCGTTCAGAAATGGTTGCCGGATCGAGAAAGGAATGAGGATGCTCGATACAGTGTGCGGAAAGCACAGCGACGATGGGGCGCGCCCTGCTCACAAAATGGTATTGGGGGGAGTTGGATCGTGAGGCATCCAACTCCGGTGATGATCATGGTGGCGCCCACCGGCTCAAAGGTTCTCAAGAAGGACAACCCACACGTTCCTCTTTCCCCGGCGGAGATCGCGAATGATGTGGTCCGTTGTGCGCAAGCTGGCGCCTCTATTGCTCACCTACACGCCCGGGATGTTATGGGCCGGCCGACCCAAGACAGCGGCGTTTTCAAGGAGATCGTCGACAGGATTCGTGAACGCAGCGACATCGTGCTTCAGATCTCCCTCGGATCGCCCGGCTTTTCAGTTGAGGAGGCCGTAGCACCCTTGGTCCTGGATCCGGAGATGATCGCGTTCCCGTTGCGCTCATTCTCAACGCATGGCGCCGGAAGTATTCCGGGAGACGTTAGGGATATGGCCTCGGCAGTGAACGCCATTGCCACCATTCCGGAGCTGGACATTGTCGACTTTGAGAGCCGCAAAGGCGTGGACGTCGTGCTTCAATCCGGCCTTATTGGCTCACAAGTAGCCTTCGGTGTGAATGTCCAGAATCCCGAGACAATGCGTGTAGGCAGCGAACGTTTGCTGAGCCTTACCGGTGGGTTGCCCGAGGGCAGCCCATGGTGGGTGATGAAGGGAGGGGCCTGTATGCGTGGATTGGCAGCCCTCACTCTCGAGCTCGGCGGACACCTCCGTGTGGGCCTCGAGGACCTTGTTGTGGACTTTGACGGAACGAGCCCGGCCGAATCCAATGTGTTGCTGGTTGAGAGCGCCGTTCGAGTTTGCGCTTCCCTTGACAGGCCTATCGCGACGCCGGCTGATGTTCGCGATTTCTTTTCAATACCCTGCCCAGAAAATTCGATGGTGCAGGGCCAATCCCTTACGCATAAGGCGGGTTAGCAATGGGCAAAACGATCATTGAAACTCTCGCGGAGTTCTCCAGTGAGACACCGTTTTCAGAACTCCCTGATTTTGTCGTGGAAGAGAGCAAGCGCGTTCTGCTTGACTCTGTGGGTTGTGCAGTCGGAGGCGTCACCTCACCGAAAGGCCGGATGGGTGTCGATTATGGCCGGATTCTTGGCGCCTCCTCGGGAGAAGCAACGATCATAGGGACTTCCCATCGATCCTCCGCCGTTGGCGCGGGATTCGCCAACGGCGAGCTGATTAACGCCTTGGATTTTGATGCCGTGCTGCCGCCGGGCCACGTCTCGCCATACGTCATTCCAGGCCTATTGGCCGTAGCTGAAGGCCGGCACTCATCCGGCCGGGAGATAATCACTGCCGTGGCCATTGCCCACGAATTGTCCTTCCGTTTCAGCAAGTCAATGGACTACCACCGCGATATCAAGAACGGCGAATTCCGCGTTCCAGCGGTGCTCGGCTGCACCAGCACCGTCTTCGGCGCGACCGCGGCCATCGGACGGATCAAAGGCCTCAGCTCTGATGTTGTCGCAGATGCCCTGGGAATTGCAGGCAGCATCTCGCCCGTCAACTCTCAGCGGTCGTGGCTGGAACACACACCACTGTCCACGATCAAGTACACTATGGCTGGCCCTGTGGTCCAGACGGCTATCACTGCGGCATATGCGGCCGAACTTGGCCACCGCGGCGACCGAGAGATTCTGGACGACGCCGAATACGGATACCCACGCTTCATTGGAACGACTCGTTGGGAAGCGGAGAATCTCACCGACGAGCTCGGCGTCGACTGGCGTTTTCCTGCCGCCAACTCTTACAAGCCCTATCCGCACTGCCGCAACATGCATGCCCCATTTGATGCGCTCACAAGTGTGATTGAGGAGAACGACATCAAGCCGGAGGAGATTACGGCGATTCGGGCCTGGGGCGAGGCTTGGATCAAACTGCCGCTTTTCCTCAACAACAACATCGGGCACGTACTTGACGGGCAAATGAGCATTGCCCACGGACTGGCAGTCGCAGCCCAACGCATCCCTCCTGGGCCTGCATGGCAGGACCCGAAGGTCGCGTTCAGTCCCGCAGTTCTTGACCTGATGAAGCGCGTCACCTTTGACGGCCATCCGGACTACGTTAGTGCCATCAGCCAAGATCCGGCGGCACGGCCCTCACGCGTTGAGGTCGACACCCGGGGTGCCACGTTCGTAGCCGAGCGCCACTATCCAAAAGGCTCCAGGTCCTCGGACCCGGCCTCTTATATGACCACACAAGAGCTGGTCGATAAGTTCCTCGTCAATGCCGAAGGGATCCTGCCAAATCCACAGGCAAAAGAGGCGGTACAAGCCATTCTCGAGTTGGAAAATGCAGATGACATCAGACCAGTGATGCGGCTTCTTGCTGCATCGGAGCAGTAAGTCCGCGTTGCGGACGGGCGTGCAACCCCAGGTAGTTAGCTATTTCAAGTGAGGAGAATTACGTGATGGCTGAATGGTCATTTTGGATGCTGGAGTACGCAAGGGTGGAGGACCACCCGACGCGCAAGTCGTTGTATGGTGTCGGCTTTGATGAACGAGGATATATGCCATACTGCTACGTTCTGATGGAAGGCGAAGGCCACCGCGTTCTCATAGACACGGGCTTCGATCCAAGCGCGGAATTCGTGAGCCGATTTTTGCCTGAGAGTGTAGTCAATGGTGCGGCGAGTGCCTCGTCTGTCCTGGCGAAAGTGGGGTTAACGCCTGAGGACATCGACACGATTCTCATTACACATGCCCATTTCGATCACATGGGTAATCTGCAAGCTTTTCCGAACGCTCAGGTTTGGATTCAAGAGCGAGAGGTCCAGCAATGGGAGTACGCATTATCTCTGCCGGAACGCTTCGGAACCTTGAGCCAGGCGACGGATCCGGCCGATCTCTCGTACCTCAAGCAGTTACAGAAGGAAGGCCGACTTAACCTGGTGGACGGTCGTGTAGAGGATGTGCTTCCGGGCGTCGATCTGGTTCCGGCTTTCGATTCACATACGGACGGGTCACAGTACATCACCATCCATACGGGAGGTGAGACTTGGGTGATGCCGGGAGATAACGTGTATTCCTACCGGAACGTCGAAACCGGTTCCTCCAACCCCTTCTACCGAGGTATTGGAGTAGGAAACGGCAGTCTATGGCGAAGCCTGTTCGTCATCGATGAGATGATGCAGTGCGCCGGTGAATCGAGCCGGCTAATGATTCCCCATGAAGGGCAACTGTTTGAACGCTTTCCGTCGATTCGCGGCGAGGATAACCTGGCGGTGGCCGAAATGCGATTGGCCCCCGATACTCGTAGTCGTCTCGATACTGCCCAGTTCCGCAGCGGCGACGGAAGTGTGGGTGCCGCAGGCCTAGGATCAGCTGACGTTCGCAACAAATAAGGAGTCGTGAGCCGCCGTCTCCCGTCGATTCCTCTGAGTCGGCGGGAGACTTTCCGGACTGCACTTTCCGGTGTCAGAAAGGATCGACCGTTGGTGCGAGATCATGATAGCGCCGGTGTTTGATGTCACAGGCCTTGGCCCGATGGCCGTCCGGGAGGGCGGCAATGTTGGTCCAGGCATGCGTCGCGGCGAAGTCGAAGAAGGGCGGCTTGCCCTGGCCGATGTTTCTCGGGGTTTAAATCCCGATCTCACAGCTGGCCAGGGGTCCGTGCCCGGCGGCAAGGAAGGCTCGTGCCAGCGCCGGAAGTTTTGGAAAGGTCGCATTCGAGGGTAGTTGGCCCAAAGCATTTGGTGACGATCTCAGAATGTCCAGCTCTGAGGCGTGCTCGGCCCCGGCTGAGCATCGCAGCGAGGGAACAGAGGATCGTGCCGGACAACGCCTTCTCCCGTTTGAACACGCCCGGAATGCCGACTTATGAATAGCCGGAGTTAGTCTTGAACGAGGCTTCTGGATTCCCTGTCGACGGCGATGCGACAGGTGGCAGCAACGTCGCAGAGACACGTCTAACGTGGAGGACGGTTCGTGCGCTCTTTCCTAGACGGAAGACTGGGCCCGGGCAGGAGTGTCTGCGCCGTATCCACTTCCCTGTGTGATCATCTCCAACCTCAAGTTACGCGCCGAGGTCGTATGTGCGATACTCGCTTCCTTTGCTGCTACATCCTCGCCCGCCTCAATGGCGTCCAAGATCGTGCGGTGCTCCTGGATTGCCTCCTCCCACCGTCCAGGCTGGGCTACAGCGGGCTCGGGATACCGGCGTATGTGAACCATGAGCCTTTCGAGCAAATCACACAATGTGGCGTTGTGGCTGGCCTGCCACACACTGACGTGAAAGGCGTGGTCCATCGCAGCCATGTCCGCCGGGTTCCTCTCACGAAGTTCGACCATTTGGCCGTGCATACGCCGCATTACAGCCATGTCATAGTCGGTGCTCATCCGTGCCGCCCATTGCGCAGCCATTCCTTCCAGGACCGTGAGACAATCATAAATTTCAAGTGCCTCCTGCGGCGTCGGCTCATGGACTACGAGCTTACGTCCATTTCGCTGCAGGAGACCGTCCTGTTCAAGCCTGCGAAATGCCTCGCGGACCGGAGTCCTACTCACCCCGAATTCTTCCGCGACCGATGTCTCGATCAGGACGTCACCCGGACGGTAACCGCCGTACATGATGGCAGTACGGAGGCGTTCGTAGAGGGAAGGATCAGCTGGCATCGCTTTGCTCCTTTCACTTATCGTCGGTGAGGCGAAGGGTCACCGGAACAAGCATTAGTCAGCCCGGCTCTTACTGCATACTACTGCATACTACGTCTTTCTCCAGCTATCTCCCGCTTCGATTCAAGCTGAAAGAGATTTAGACTCTTCTTGTGTTGACTGTATACAGAGGGATACAATGATCCCGACGCCGAAAATTCGCTCTGCGCAGTGTTGTCGTAAAAGAAGAGCAACGTCACGATCAATCTAGTCGGAGGTTC
This genomic stretch from Micrococcaceae bacterium Sec5.1 harbors:
- a CDS encoding DUF6572 domain-containing protein, whose translation is MIDLVTHDPVHDEYKLIMVEDRRWEGAPDQLAQLREKINNYAIFVLDQGLLRSYPETAGHSLCIQLDCVSTPTAEVHELIDLASERLLVHGIRFAVNLLD
- a CDS encoding MFS transporter; the protein is MNFIDRNHPVSDGSLDDIPPMIPIKLPSARSYSIWIVGVTAFIVSVMQRTTLGMAGLEATKHFSVSPSSLSWLVFVQVAVYVAVQIPAGILVERWGSRSMVFFSCILIAAGQLTVAISTHIGLAIAARVIIGLGDGLTFVAVMSLIPRWFPPRAVPIITQLTGMTGQLGQMLSAVPFLLLLHVADWPTAFVAAASTSLLVAILSVMVLRNGPVGSEPVCQTRAFKDVLKDLHRVWHRPGSRLGFFGHMATQFWMMVFTLLWGVPYLISAQGLSPATASGLMVLLVVVAIIIAPLMGLLSARAPRARPWLLLGMSLAPALVWSVILVLPQPAPLWLLVFLVCVLAGGGPASVVALDIGRTSNPPDSSPVAQAVANSGGFLATLALLVLIGLILDLMGGYSFDAFRCAWLLQYPFWLVALIQILTNRRKALAQSSPHASEQAVAVNE
- a CDS encoding MFS transporter, which encodes MTAPDKTAPGVPAETSDHPAQGHGLTRSQRRNMILRACFGVGFEYYDYAVFAIFAPFFASQFFVSGDSTANVLNTLLVFALGFVMRPLGAMIAGRLADRIGRKPLMMVGLALSAAGSLAIAVTPTYNSIGIAAVVILLVARLAQGGGHGVESISAYTYVAEVADPKHRAFQTSAYQVMLTLGLVQASLLGVILTSLFTDGQMHSWAWRIPFFLGALYGLFIVLMRRKLPEPVTFENSKVQAAQEDKGYWRNVWTHRRTIGILFLLWPGMALGYYTFAVGYPAYAITSVGANANTAFWAGLIAQVLYVISVPLWTKLSDAKGRRFNYTLAFGGTALLAIPLQLLLGPSFWSLVVPMTVGLVLFGCASSTELAMNNELVPNKVRAQVMSIPSSIGAVVFGGTAPFLRSWAEVNLNTWWFTGYVIVLALIALVTARMIKEPRGRDLSK
- a CDS encoding 3-keto-5-aminohexanoate cleavage protein, with protein sequence MRHPTPVMIMVAPTGSKVLKKDNPHVPLSPAEIANDVVRCAQAGASIAHLHARDVMGRPTQDSGVFKEIVDRIRERSDIVLQISLGSPGFSVEEAVAPLVLDPEMIAFPLRSFSTHGAGSIPGDVRDMASAVNAIATIPELDIVDFESRKGVDVVLQSGLIGSQVAFGVNVQNPETMRVGSERLLSLTGGLPEGSPWWVMKGGACMRGLAALTLELGGHLRVGLEDLVVDFDGTSPAESNVLLVESAVRVCASLDRPIATPADVRDFFSIPCPENSMVQGQSLTHKAG
- a CDS encoding MmgE/PrpD family protein — translated: MGKTIIETLAEFSSETPFSELPDFVVEESKRVLLDSVGCAVGGVTSPKGRMGVDYGRILGASSGEATIIGTSHRSSAVGAGFANGELINALDFDAVLPPGHVSPYVIPGLLAVAEGRHSSGREIITAVAIAHELSFRFSKSMDYHRDIKNGEFRVPAVLGCTSTVFGATAAIGRIKGLSSDVVADALGIAGSISPVNSQRSWLEHTPLSTIKYTMAGPVVQTAITAAYAAELGHRGDREILDDAEYGYPRFIGTTRWEAENLTDELGVDWRFPAANSYKPYPHCRNMHAPFDALTSVIEENDIKPEEITAIRAWGEAWIKLPLFLNNNIGHVLDGQMSIAHGLAVAAQRIPPGPAWQDPKVAFSPAVLDLMKRVTFDGHPDYVSAISQDPAARPSRVEVDTRGATFVAERHYPKGSRSSDPASYMTTQELVDKFLVNAEGILPNPQAKEAVQAILELENADDIRPVMRLLAASEQ
- a CDS encoding N-acyl homoserine lactonase family protein, which produces MAEWSFWMLEYARVEDHPTRKSLYGVGFDERGYMPYCYVLMEGEGHRVLIDTGFDPSAEFVSRFLPESVVNGAASASSVLAKVGLTPEDIDTILITHAHFDHMGNLQAFPNAQVWIQEREVQQWEYALSLPERFGTLSQATDPADLSYLKQLQKEGRLNLVDGRVEDVLPGVDLVPAFDSHTDGSQYITIHTGGETWVMPGDNVYSYRNVETGSSNPFYRGIGVGNGSLWRSLFVIDEMMQCAGESSRLMIPHEGQLFERFPSIRGEDNLAVAEMRLAPDTRSRLDTAQFRSGDGSVGAAGLGSADVRNK
- a CDS encoding GntR family transcriptional regulator; the protein is MPADPSLYERLRTAIMYGGYRPGDVLIETSVAEEFGVSRTPVREAFRRLEQDGLLQRNGRKLVVHEPTPQEALEIYDCLTVLEGMAAQWAARMSTDYDMAVMRRMHGQMVELRERNPADMAAMDHAFHVSVWQASHNATLCDLLERLMVHIRRYPEPAVAQPGRWEEAIQEHRTILDAIEAGEDVAAKEASIAHTTSARNLRLEMITQGSGYGADTPARAQSSV